From the Mycoplasmatota bacterium genome, one window contains:
- a CDS encoding leucine-rich repeat domain-containing protein, with amino-acid sequence MSNLTNLTKLSLVGDKISDLTPISNLTNLKELSLDGDEIRDLTPLSNLTDLTKLSFWANEISNITALSNLTNLIKLNL; translated from the coding sequence TTGAGTAATTTGACAAATCTGACAAAATTATCTTTAGTTGGAGATAAAATAAGTGATTTAACACCAATCAGTAATTTAACTAATCTTAAAGAATTATCTTTAGATGGAGATGAGATAAGAGATTTAACACCATTGAGTAATTTGACAGATCTGACAAAATTAAGTTTTTGGGCTAATGAAATAAGTAATATAACAGCATTAAGTAATTTAACAAATTTAATAAAATTAAATTTATAA